One window of the Rosa rugosa chromosome 3, drRosRugo1.1, whole genome shotgun sequence genome contains the following:
- the LOC133739997 gene encoding uncharacterized protein LOC133739997, producing MTVTNNGIQYAVQIITKHFGKPVAKVCETLLKSGPLNLAALIRSTALTPQQVKNSLLILVQHNCVQPFTQESKAGLKVQYIAVYDNILHRLRFAKFLAVVAQQLDDDCKQLLAGLLEHGRLTQQQLMDRANQKSKSNSSQVQNAAQDNFVRLVTARFVERCPAPEPLLEEAPEQERPKKPRTKPAKMVQVSETIEQRVLAAARPMEAIRFLIMTDAETDDPSQKSENNSSSMSVGEKRKFDDLDIGEEHGSNDKEVILWRANFEQFIRCLRHKAYVENVRARHDDETAVKSTAMLKATRTAETKVKTDYSGAYEDEGEGEDGDVPYSVDSKEIIELLQNDEVELIVLKRYGKEAHRIFRLLTNQSNAGQFFETDMISKEAFVDKNEAPNILYKLWKDDYVHMEKLSLTTAKQSQVMVWKVHKPIVWEHVLDEMYHAAYNLVKRYDHEREENKEVTNTPKEKRVGELEKKANRFLGVRKIMALSLMKLDDALMLFHDF from the exons atgacggTGACTAACAACGGCATCCAATACGCCGTTCAGATCATCACCAAACACTTCGGCAAACCCGTCGCt AAAGTATGCGAAACCCTTCTGAAATCCGGACCACTAAACCTGGCTGCCTTAATCCGATCGACGGCGCTCACTCCCCAGCAAGTCAAGAACTCTCTCCTGATTCTGGTTCAGCACAATTGTGTCCAGCCCTTTACCCAAGAGTCCA AGGCTGGGCTTAAAGTTCAGTACATTGCGGTGTACGATAACATACTCCATCGCCTTAGGTTTGCGAAATTTCTGGCGGTTGTGGCCCAGCAGCTTGATGATGAT TGCAAACAACTTCTTGCTGGTTTACTCGAGCATGGTAGACTTACACAGCAACAATTAATGGACAGAGCCAATCAGAAATCCAAATCAAATAGCAGTCAAG TTCAGAATGCTGCTCAAGATAACTTTGTTAGACTTGTGACTGCCCGTTTTGTTGAACGCTGCCCGGCCCCTGAACCACTTCTTGAAGAAGCACCTGAACAAGAACGTCCAAAGAAGCCACGCACTAAACCTGCTAAG ATGGTTCAAGTATCAGAGACCATAGAACAACGTGTTCTAGCAGCAGCAAGGCCTATGGAAGCAATAAGATTCTTAATTATGACAGATGCAGAAACTGATGATCCGTCACAAAAAAGTGAGAATAATTCCTCTAGTATGAGTGTTGGGGAGAAG CGCAAGTTTGATGATTTGGATATTGGTGAAGAACATGGGTCTAATGATAAGGAAGTGATTCTTTGGCGTGCTAATTTTGAGCAGTTCATTCGTTGTCTAAGGCATAAG GCTTATGTTGAGAATGTTAGAGCACGACATGATGATGAAACTGCAGTTAAGTCAACAGCAATGCTGAAGGCAACTAGAACTGCAGAGACCAAAGTGAAAACAGATTATTCAG GAGCATATGAGGATGAGGGTGAGGGTGAGGATGGGGATGTGCCATATAGCGTTG ACTCGAAGGAAATTATAGAACTGCTTCAAAATGATGAG GTGGAgttgattgttttgaaaagataTGGAAAGGAGGCTCATAGAATATTTAGGTTACTGACAAACCAGTCAAACGCTGGTCAGTTTTTTGAGACAGATATG ATATCAAAAGAGGCCTTTGTTGACAAAAACGAAGCACCTAATATTCTTTATAAGCTCTGGAAGGATGACTACGTTCATATGGAG AAATTATCATTGACAACAGCTAAACAGTCACAAGTCATGGTGTGGAAAGTACACAAGCCCATTGTTTGGGAACATGTTTTAGATGAGATGTACCATGCGGCGTACAATTTGGTTAAGCGATATGATCATGAGAGGGAAGAGAATAAGGAG GTTACAAATACCCCGAAGGAGAAACGCGTGGGTGAATTAGAGAAAAAAGCCAACCGGTTTCTAGGTGTCAGGAAAATCATGGCATTATCCCTCATGAAGCTTGATGATGCTCTCATG CTCTTCCATGACTTCTGA
- the LOC133737220 gene encoding O-fucosyltransferase 27-like, producing the protein MSLNKLRFKDVHTVDDKKHGIVKRNLSVNSANQRLKGSCPLMPEEIGIILCAYGYLWDIIIYVSGGEIFGGQRKLIPLLTMFKNVVDRTSLSIFWELSRIYGHEANLFESNSRSPPTVEEEMKVEAWKTVGPRPFPPPSARPRSYNIEGNGTSKFYRDGNGTSKFYCDGNGTRLYQSAASKIYRPDRKEVVRLLEEISDHLYHANHTWLMSVHKYLRKRLVDGLLEASTVSKSMSFIPHPVPECSCLRCDYAGKSINASTSTPPSHSQVIAALGILHFCPAWMENDLTLQTKGKKNEEAL; encoded by the exons ATGAGCCTCAACAAGCTGAGGTTCAAG GATGTACACACAGTGGATGATAAAAAACATGGGATTGTCAAGAGGAATCTTTCGGTGAATTCTGCAAACCAACGACTAAAAGGTTCTTGCCCACTAATGCCAGAAGAG ATTGGTATTATTCTTTGTGCATATGGATACTTGTGGGACATAATAATATATGTATCTGGGGGCGAAATTTTTGGTGGCCAAAGGAAATTGATCCCTCTTCTCACAATGTTTAAAAATGTTGTTGATAGGACCTCCCTCAGCATTTTCTGGGAGCTTAGTAGGATTTATGGTCATGAGGCTAACCTCTTTGAAAGTAATTCCAGGAGTCCACCTACAGTTGAGGAAGAGATGAAGGTTGAAGCATGGAAAACTGTAGGGCCACGTCCTTTTCCACCGCCTTCAGCCAGGCCCAGATCATATAACATTGAAG GTAATGGGACATCCAAATTTTATCGTGATGGTAATGGGACATCCAAATTTTATTGTGATGGTAATGGGACTAGACTCTATCAGTCAGCTGCATCAAAAATATACAGGCCAGACAG AAAAGAAGTCGTCAGGCTCTTGGAAGAAATCAGTGACCACCTCTACCATGCAAACCATACATGGCTAATGTCTGTGCACAAGTATTTGAGAAAGAGATTGGTTGATGGGTTATTAGAAGCCTCCACAGTATCCAAGTCAATGTCTTTTATCCCTCATCCAGTCCCTGAATGTTCTTGCTTGAGGTGTGATTATGCTGGAAAATCCATCAATGCTTCAACATCAACTCCTCCTAGTCACTCTCAAGTTATTGCTGCTCTTGGAATTTTGCACTTTTGTCCGGCTTGGATGGAGAATGATTTGACATTACAGACAAAAGGCAAGAAAAATGAGGAAGCTTTATAG